In the genome of Ancylomarina subtilis, one region contains:
- the tig gene encoding trigger factor, whose amino-acid sequence MNITRTNTDDLNAVIKLQLVKEDYASQVDSVLKDHRRKASIDGFRPGKVPMGLIKKMYGTPVLADEVNKILGRELYKYIEENKLDILGEPLPNETEQKDIDWEKDTEFEFVFDIAMAPEYTLNLSKRDKINFFKIAVDEKMIQNGVDMHARRFGSNEEAEVVEDKEILKGNFAQLDAEGNLVEGGIVSEDVAISLEYMKDEESKAKFVGANKNEIITFNPAKAFPNRTDLASMLGIAPEMAETLESDFQYTITNISKFVPAEINQELFDKVFGEGKVATEEEFRNQIKADIEAQLVNDSDYKFLIDAKEKLVKKAKIDLPVEFLKRWIIATNKEMTAEQVDSDFENYSDDIRWQLIKDKLVKDNDLKVNEEEVVEFAKKQALMQFQQYGMMEVPEEYLTNYAKQMLENKDEARKIWDRKLDDKVVEYLKETIKVEDKEVSTEEFNKMFE is encoded by the coding sequence ATGAATATCACAAGAACCAACACTGATGATTTGAATGCTGTAATTAAATTACAGTTAGTAAAGGAAGATTATGCGAGTCAAGTTGACTCTGTGCTTAAGGACCATCGTAGAAAAGCAAGTATTGATGGTTTCCGTCCTGGTAAAGTGCCAATGGGCTTGATTAAAAAAATGTATGGTACTCCTGTTTTAGCTGATGAAGTAAATAAAATTTTGGGTCGTGAGCTATACAAGTATATCGAGGAGAACAAATTAGATATCCTAGGTGAGCCTCTTCCAAATGAGACTGAGCAAAAAGATATCGACTGGGAGAAAGATACTGAGTTCGAATTTGTATTCGATATCGCTATGGCTCCTGAGTATACTCTAAACCTAAGCAAGAGAGATAAGATCAACTTCTTTAAAATTGCAGTTGATGAGAAGATGATTCAGAATGGTGTAGATATGCACGCTCGTCGTTTTGGTTCTAACGAAGAAGCTGAGGTTGTTGAAGATAAAGAAATCCTTAAGGGTAACTTCGCTCAACTTGATGCAGAAGGAAATCTTGTTGAAGGTGGTATCGTAAGCGAAGATGTAGCTATTTCATTGGAATATATGAAAGACGAAGAGTCGAAAGCAAAATTCGTAGGTGCTAACAAAAATGAGATCATTACTTTCAACCCTGCTAAGGCATTCCCTAACAGAACTGATTTAGCTTCTATGTTGGGTATTGCTCCAGAAATGGCTGAAACTCTTGAGTCAGATTTCCAATATACAATTACAAATATTTCGAAGTTTGTACCTGCTGAAATCAATCAGGAGTTATTCGACAAAGTATTTGGTGAAGGAAAAGTGGCTACTGAAGAAGAATTCAGAAACCAAATTAAAGCGGATATCGAAGCTCAATTGGTAAACGATAGCGATTACAAATTCCTTATCGATGCTAAAGAGAAATTAGTTAAGAAAGCAAAAATTGACCTTCCTGTTGAATTCTTGAAGCGTTGGATTATCGCAACGAACAAAGAAATGACTGCTGAGCAAGTTGATAGCGATTTTGAAAACTATTCTGATGATATCAGATGGCAGTTGATTAAAGACAAATTAGTAAAAGACAACGATCTTAAAGTTAACGAAGAAGAAGTTGTTGAGTTTGCTAAGAAACAAGCTTTAATGCAATTTCAGCAGTATGGTATGATGGAAGTACCTGAAGAGTACTTAACTAACTATGCGAAGCAAATGTTGGAAAACAAAGACGAGGCTAGAAAAATCTGGGATCGTAAACTAGATGACAAAGTTGTTGAGTACCTTAAAGAAACAATTAAGGTAGAAGACAAAGAAGTTTCTACAGAAGAATTCAATAAAATGTTTGAATAA
- a CDS encoding SPOR domain-containing protein produces MTDSEKSGVRINALMNELDRLQYEIRKKKMLIRLFVSVTVLAILILVAAFCNSSEFDSKDMIQVSRGNQELVKERILVNSKHKSFQLVFGNLNQYPLARFFSEKDAVDFNEEVKKLHLPETHIHVDSMKGKERVLAVSSNYRYYIQFGIFKKKLIPDLPENMVYLHQLQENNLYKYRLGPFARANQAKELVNEIKLKDYLIVEVSN; encoded by the coding sequence ATGACCGATTCTGAAAAATCAGGTGTTCGAATAAATGCTTTAATGAATGAATTAGACAGACTTCAGTATGAAATCAGAAAAAAGAAGATGTTAATTCGTTTGTTTGTTAGTGTAACTGTGCTTGCTATTCTCATTCTTGTTGCGGCATTTTGTAATAGTTCGGAGTTTGATTCAAAAGATATGATTCAGGTAAGTCGTGGAAACCAGGAGCTTGTGAAAGAACGAATTCTTGTCAACAGCAAACACAAATCGTTCCAGTTGGTTTTTGGTAATTTAAATCAATATCCTTTAGCCCGTTTCTTTTCTGAAAAGGATGCTGTAGATTTTAATGAAGAAGTCAAAAAATTACATTTGCCGGAAACTCATATTCATGTTGATTCTATGAAGGGCAAAGAAAGAGTGTTAGCTGTTTCTTCAAATTATCGGTATTATATCCAGTTCGGTATATTCAAGAAAAAATTGATTCCCGATTTGCCCGAGAATATGGTTTACCTTCATCAACTTCAGGAGAATAATTTGTACAAATACAGATTGGGGCCTTTTGCACGTGCGAATCAGGCCAAAGAATTAGTTAATGAAATAAAGCTTAAAGACTATTTGATTGTCGAGGTGTCAAATTAG
- a CDS encoding YifB family Mg chelatase-like AAA ATPase has product MLIKTYGSAVYGIHATTITIEVNVFNGVRFSLVGLPDNAVKESQQRIDSALREVGYKIPGKKIIINMAPADIRKEGSAYDLPLAVGILTATEQIKCPDLQKYVIMGELSLDGSLVPIKGVLPMAIKAREEGFEGLILPRENAREAAVVNNLKVYGIENIKELVDFFNGDAELLITEVDTRAEFYSHLNHFEHDFADVKGQENVKRALEIAAAGGHNIIMIGPPGSGKTMLAKRIPGILPPLSLQEALETTKIHSVAGTLEKESGLMTKRPFRSPHHTISDVALVGGGTIPQPGEISLSHNGVLFLDELPEFKRTVLEVMRQPLEDRTITISRAKFTVDYPASTMLISSMNPCPCGFYNHPDKDCLCPPGMVQKYLSRISGPLLDRIDIHIEVTPVSFDKISEERLAEKSAIIRERVEAARQIQSERFADEEGVHCNAMMSSRLLRKYCRPNEEGMNLLKVAMEKVGLSARAYDRILKVSRTIADLADSENIETDHLSEAIQYRSLDRDGWGG; this is encoded by the coding sequence ATGCTCATCAAAACCTACGGGAGTGCTGTGTATGGCATACATGCGACGACCATTACAATAGAAGTGAATGTTTTTAACGGTGTTCGATTTAGTTTGGTGGGTTTACCTGACAATGCCGTGAAAGAAAGTCAGCAACGGATTGATTCTGCTCTACGGGAAGTGGGATACAAAATTCCGGGTAAAAAAATCATTATTAATATGGCTCCTGCCGATATTCGAAAGGAAGGGTCGGCTTATGATTTGCCTTTGGCTGTTGGGATTCTGACGGCTACCGAACAAATAAAGTGTCCCGATTTACAGAAGTATGTCATTATGGGGGAGCTTTCGCTTGATGGTAGTTTGGTCCCCATAAAAGGGGTTTTGCCCATGGCGATTAAAGCCAGAGAAGAAGGTTTTGAAGGTTTAATCCTACCCAGGGAAAATGCAAGAGAAGCGGCAGTTGTTAATAATTTAAAAGTTTATGGTATCGAAAACATAAAGGAGCTGGTTGATTTCTTTAATGGGGATGCTGAGTTGCTTATTACTGAAGTTGATACCCGCGCCGAGTTTTATTCCCATCTGAATCATTTTGAACACGATTTTGCAGATGTTAAAGGGCAGGAGAACGTTAAACGAGCACTAGAGATAGCTGCTGCTGGTGGACACAATATTATCATGATAGGGCCTCCGGGGTCTGGTAAAACCATGTTGGCCAAACGTATTCCGGGTATATTACCACCTCTGAGTTTGCAAGAGGCTCTTGAAACAACTAAGATTCATTCGGTAGCCGGAACATTGGAAAAAGAAAGCGGTTTGATGACCAAGCGGCCTTTCCGGAGTCCGCATCACACAATCTCTGACGTCGCTCTTGTCGGTGGTGGCACAATACCTCAGCCCGGCGAAATTAGTTTGTCACATAATGGGGTGCTTTTTCTGGATGAATTACCTGAATTTAAGCGGACTGTTCTCGAAGTGATGCGACAACCTTTGGAAGATCGGACGATAACAATTTCACGAGCTAAATTTACGGTTGATTATCCGGCAAGTACCATGCTAATCTCTTCGATGAATCCATGTCCGTGTGGCTTTTATAATCATCCGGATAAAGACTGTTTGTGTCCTCCGGGGATGGTTCAAAAATATTTGAGTCGAATTTCAGGCCCTCTTCTCGATCGAATTGATATCCATATAGAAGTAACACCCGTTTCTTTCGATAAAATTTCGGAGGAACGTCTTGCTGAAAAATCAGCTATCATTAGAGAAAGGGTAGAGGCGGCTCGGCAGATTCAATCGGAGCGTTTTGCAGATGAAGAGGGGGTGCATTGCAATGCGATGATGAGTTCGCGACTTTTACGAAAATATTGTCGTCCCAATGAAGAAGGTATGAACTTGTTAAAGGTTGCTATGGAAAAAGTTGGCCTTTCTGCTCGAGCCTACGACCGGATTCTGAAAGTCTCCCGAACAATAGCCGATTTGGCTGATTCCGAAAATATTGAAACTGATCATTTATCCGAAGCCATTCAGTATCGCAGCCTCGATCGTGACGGTTGGGGAGGGTGA
- a CDS encoding thymidylate synthase, whose amino-acid sequence MRQYLELLKKVSQEGNQKGDRTGTGTISIFGHQMRFDLSEGFPVLTTKKLHLKSIIHELLWFLNGDTNVKYLQDNGVKIWNEWADEKGDLGHVYGYQWRSWPKANGEHIDQISQLVNDIKNNPNSRRLIVSAWNVADIENMALPPCHALFQFYVADGKLSCQLYQRSADIFLGVPFNIASYALLTMMMAQVCDLEPGEFIHTLGDAHIYNNHLEQVDLQLTRKPKKLPQMKINPEVKNIFNFKYDDFSLENYEADPHIKGAISV is encoded by the coding sequence ATGCGCCAATATCTCGAATTGCTAAAAAAAGTAAGTCAAGAGGGGAACCAAAAGGGAGACCGAACCGGAACCGGAACGATCAGTATTTTCGGGCATCAAATGCGATTCGACCTTTCAGAAGGCTTTCCTGTGCTTACAACCAAAAAGCTTCATCTAAAATCAATCATTCACGAGCTTTTGTGGTTCCTGAATGGGGACACTAATGTCAAATACCTACAAGACAATGGCGTGAAAATTTGGAATGAATGGGCGGATGAAAAAGGTGATTTGGGACACGTTTACGGCTACCAATGGCGTTCATGGCCTAAAGCAAATGGCGAACATATCGATCAGATTTCTCAATTGGTAAATGATATTAAAAATAATCCAAACTCTCGCCGATTAATCGTGAGTGCCTGGAATGTTGCCGATATTGAAAATATGGCTTTGCCTCCATGTCATGCCTTATTTCAATTTTATGTGGCTGATGGAAAGCTTTCCTGTCAGTTGTATCAGCGAAGTGCCGATATCTTTTTGGGCGTTCCATTTAATATTGCGTCCTATGCTTTGCTGACTATGATGATGGCCCAGGTTTGTGATTTAGAACCGGGTGAGTTTATCCACACATTAGGCGATGCACATATTTACAACAATCATTTAGAGCAAGTTGATTTGCAATTGACTCGTAAGCCTAAAAAGCTACCACAGATGAAAATTAATCCTGAGGTTAAAAATATTTTTAATTTCAAATATGACGATTTCAGTCTTGAAAACTATGAGGCCGATCCGCACATCAAGGGAGCGATTTCCGTTTAA
- the clpX gene encoding ATP-dependent Clp protease ATP-binding subunit ClpX: MDKCSFCGRDKKDTNLLIAGISGHICDSCIDQAHEIIKEESKINSDLNLKEVQLLKPTEIKAFLDQYVIGQDDAKKYLSVAVYNHYKRLLQEEDDEEIEIEKSNIILVGETGTGKTLLARTIAKMLHVPFTIVDATVLTEAGYVGEDIESILTRLLQASDYDVEAAEKGIVFIDEIDKIARKSDNPSITRDVSGEGVQQGLLKLLEGSIINVPPQGGRKHPDQKMIPVNTKNVLFICGGAFDGIQRKIAQRLNTAVVGFNASKESEKIDQENFLQYIAPQDLKSFGLIPEIIGRLPVLTYLEPLDREALRNILTEPKNSIIKQYSKLFKIDDIELTFDESALEYIVDKAIEYKLGARGLRSICEAIMIDAMFELPTSEEKSVTIDAKYAAAKLEKTNMKHLRIA, translated from the coding sequence ATGGATAAATGTTCATTTTGTGGGCGAGATAAAAAAGATACCAATCTTTTAATTGCGGGAATCAGTGGTCACATTTGCGATAGTTGTATCGACCAAGCTCATGAGATCATTAAGGAAGAATCAAAAATTAATTCTGACCTTAACCTGAAAGAGGTTCAGTTATTGAAGCCTACTGAGATAAAAGCCTTTCTTGATCAGTATGTTATTGGTCAGGATGATGCTAAGAAATACTTATCTGTTGCTGTATACAATCACTACAAAAGATTGCTTCAGGAAGAAGACGACGAGGAAATTGAGATTGAAAAATCGAATATCATCTTAGTGGGTGAAACCGGTACCGGAAAGACCCTTTTGGCAAGAACCATTGCTAAAATGCTTCATGTACCTTTCACGATTGTTGATGCAACTGTATTAACTGAGGCTGGATATGTAGGAGAGGATATTGAATCGATTCTGACCCGACTATTGCAAGCATCTGATTACGATGTTGAAGCAGCTGAAAAAGGGATTGTATTTATCGATGAGATTGATAAGATTGCACGTAAAAGTGATAATCCTTCAATTACCCGTGATGTTTCGGGTGAAGGTGTGCAGCAAGGTTTGTTGAAATTGCTTGAAGGATCGATTATCAATGTTCCACCACAAGGCGGTCGTAAGCATCCCGATCAGAAAATGATACCTGTTAATACGAAGAATGTTCTTTTCATTTGTGGGGGTGCTTTTGATGGGATTCAGCGTAAGATTGCTCAGCGTTTAAATACAGCTGTTGTTGGTTTTAATGCGAGTAAAGAGTCAGAGAAGATTGATCAGGAAAATTTCTTACAATATATTGCGCCTCAGGATTTAAAATCTTTCGGACTGATACCTGAGATTATTGGTCGTTTACCTGTTCTGACTTATTTGGAGCCTCTAGATCGCGAAGCACTTCGAAATATTTTAACTGAGCCTAAAAACTCTATCATTAAGCAATACAGTAAGTTGTTTAAAATCGATGATATTGAATTGACTTTTGATGAAAGCGCTTTAGAATATATCGTTGATAAAGCTATCGAATACAAGCTTGGGGCTCGTGGTCTGCGTTCAATTTGTGAGGCTATCATGATTGATGCCATGTTCGAATTGCCAACTTCAGAGGAGAAATCAGTGACGATTGATGCTAAATATGCAGCGGCTAAGCTAGAAAAAACAAATATGAAACACTTAAGAATAGCTTAA
- a CDS encoding dihydrofolate reductase codes for MSLSIIVAASQNNVIGKDNQLIWRLSADLKRFKALTTGHHIIMGRKTFDSIGKPLPNRTSIIITRQADYEVEGCIVVNSLEDALAKVPANQEAFIIGGGTIYKEAIDKADKLYLTRVHGKFEGDTFFPKIDTKIWNSVKREDHMPDAKNEYAYSFIDYERK; via the coding sequence ATGTCTCTATCTATTATCGTAGCAGCTTCTCAAAACAATGTTATTGGGAAAGACAATCAACTGATATGGCGTTTATCTGCCGATCTAAAACGATTCAAAGCTTTGACAACAGGACACCATATTATTATGGGGCGAAAAACCTTCGATTCAATAGGGAAACCACTTCCTAATCGTACTTCAATCATTATTACCCGTCAAGCGGATTATGAGGTAGAGGGGTGCATTGTGGTAAACTCGTTGGAAGATGCTCTTGCTAAAGTTCCGGCAAATCAGGAGGCCTTTATCATTGGTGGAGGAACCATTTATAAAGAAGCAATTGATAAAGCTGATAAGCTGTATCTAACACGAGTACACGGCAAATTTGAAGGGGATACATTCTTCCCTAAGATTGATACCAAGATCTGGAATAGTGTCAAGCGCGAAGATCATATGCCTGATGCTAAAAATGAATACGCCTATTCATTTATTGATTACGAGAGAAAATAA
- a CDS encoding inorganic pyrophosphatase codes for MGNKLNDPIGRLMGLRYKSHPWHGIDVGDDAPNSVMAFIEMVPTDTVKYEVDKVSGYLKIDRPQKYSNVIPALYGFLPQSYCGKLVGQFCSEKSGKKDVQGDGDPLDICVLTEKSIAHGDIIAEVRPIGGFRMIDGNEADDKIIAVLKNDATYGNYNDISDCPEVIITRLKHYFLTYKDMPGLESEAEITHVYGLDEAKEVILHSLNDYKARFKNLEDILKHV; via the coding sequence ATGGGAAATAAATTAAATGATCCTATTGGCCGATTGATGGGCTTACGTTATAAGTCGCATCCTTGGCACGGGATTGATGTTGGTGATGATGCACCGAATTCGGTTATGGCATTTATCGAAATGGTGCCAACTGACACCGTTAAATATGAAGTTGATAAGGTGAGTGGTTATTTAAAGATTGACCGCCCTCAAAAATATTCGAATGTCATTCCAGCACTTTACGGTTTTTTACCTCAATCCTATTGTGGAAAGTTGGTCGGTCAATTTTGTAGCGAGAAATCCGGGAAAAAGGATGTTCAAGGTGATGGTGATCCACTTGATATTTGTGTCTTGACAGAAAAATCAATTGCACATGGCGATATTATTGCAGAGGTACGTCCGATTGGTGGGTTTCGTATGATTGATGGTAATGAAGCAGATGATAAGATTATTGCTGTTTTAAAGAATGATGCTACTTATGGGAACTATAATGATATTTCAGATTGCCCAGAGGTTATTATCACGCGATTAAAGCATTATTTTTTAACCTATAAGGATATGCCAGGTTTGGAAAGTGAAGCGGAAATCACCCATGTGTATGGACTTGATGAGGCTAAAGAAGTGATCTTACACTCATTAAATGATTATAAAGCACGATTTAAAAATTTGGAAGATATTTTAAAACACGTCTGA
- a CDS encoding cytochrome c3 family protein has translation MKLPNSARNWLSLLGAGIAAMNLFIIGFLLALSFFYNLGSSYLGLFIYIILPMFFVGGLILIPIGMIRTNRKLKKHLLPEDQLKWPKVDFNEQKTRNASMVFIFGTIFIMIISSVGSYHAFHYTESVEFCGKLCHKVMAPEFTAYHQSSHERVKCVECHVGEGTSWYVRSKLSGLYQVYSVIAKKYPKPIPTPIENLRPARETCEQCHWPQKFYDSKLKNKKSYLADETTTEHNISMKMKTSASISAKGISEGIHWHINPNVKIEYIASSKNRETLPWVKYTNLTTGQVKLYLEPENQLSQMEIDSLETRTMDCLDCHNRPSHDYHNPQNFIDELISSDKISKELPDVKVVAMDILNQDYPSTDSAMIAIKAQAMEYYELMYPEILDSNKAKITKAITAIQNGYKSNIFPEMGVSWKAYPNHLGHLETNGCFRCHNDKHVTAEGEKISRDCNLCHDIISQGKTGEMEISTLQSPLEFKHPIDIDKQWKTQLCSECHAQLY, from the coding sequence ATGAAACTCCCCAATTCAGCCAGAAACTGGCTATCACTTCTTGGAGCTGGAATTGCAGCAATGAATCTATTCATTATCGGATTTCTACTGGCTCTCTCCTTTTTTTATAATTTAGGTAGTTCCTACCTGGGACTATTTATCTACATTATTCTCCCCATGTTTTTTGTGGGCGGATTGATTCTGATCCCTATAGGGATGATCAGAACAAACCGAAAACTAAAAAAACACCTACTCCCCGAAGATCAGTTAAAATGGCCTAAAGTCGATTTTAACGAACAAAAAACCCGTAATGCAAGTATGGTTTTTATCTTTGGGACTATTTTTATAATGATTATATCCTCAGTAGGGAGTTATCATGCCTTCCATTATACCGAATCGGTTGAATTCTGTGGAAAACTTTGCCACAAGGTCATGGCCCCTGAATTCACAGCCTATCACCAGTCCTCACACGAACGTGTGAAATGTGTGGAATGCCATGTGGGAGAAGGTACCAGTTGGTATGTCAGAAGTAAACTATCCGGTTTATACCAGGTTTATTCTGTCATTGCAAAAAAATACCCTAAACCAATTCCTACGCCAATTGAGAATTTACGTCCAGCTCGTGAAACCTGTGAACAATGCCATTGGCCACAAAAGTTTTATGACAGTAAGTTGAAGAATAAAAAATCATACCTGGCTGACGAAACAACTACAGAGCACAACATTTCCATGAAGATGAAAACGAGTGCAAGTATTAGTGCCAAAGGGATTTCTGAAGGGATTCACTGGCATATTAATCCTAATGTGAAGATAGAATACATTGCGTCATCCAAGAACAGAGAAACATTACCATGGGTTAAATATACCAATCTTACAACAGGCCAGGTTAAACTGTATCTTGAACCCGAAAATCAACTTAGTCAAATGGAAATTGATAGCCTTGAAACCCGTACAATGGATTGCTTGGATTGTCACAACAGACCTTCACATGACTACCACAACCCACAGAACTTTATCGACGAATTAATCTCTTCGGATAAAATTTCAAAAGAACTACCTGATGTAAAAGTCGTGGCAATGGATATTCTAAATCAAGATTATCCAAGCACTGATAGTGCCATGATAGCGATTAAAGCTCAGGCTATGGAGTATTATGAATTGATGTATCCTGAGATACTAGATTCCAATAAAGCCAAAATTACAAAAGCAATTACAGCCATCCAAAACGGATATAAATCCAATATATTCCCTGAAATGGGAGTTAGTTGGAAGGCCTACCCTAACCACCTGGGCCATTTGGAAACCAATGGCTGTTTCCGTTGCCATAACGACAAACATGTAACGGCAGAAGGTGAAAAAATATCAAGAGATTGTAATCTTTGCCATGATATTATCTCGCAGGGCAAAACTGGTGAAATGGAGATATCAACACTTCAATCACCATTGGAATTTAAGCACCCTATTGATATCGATAAACAGTGGAAAACACAACTCTGTTCTGAATGTCATGCACAGCTTTATTAA
- the lptB gene encoding LPS export ABC transporter ATP-binding protein translates to MILRAENLVKKYKSRTVVKGVSVEVKQGEIVGLLGPNGAGKTTSFYMIVGLIQPNGGRIYLDEREITNEPVYKRAQMGVGYLAQEASVFRKLSVEDNIKAVLQMSDFTKEYQEQRLEEMLNEFSLQKIRKSLGIQLSGGERRRTEIARALSIKPKFILLDEPFAGVDPIAVEDIQDIVRTLKDKNIGILITDHNVQETLSITERAYLLFEGNILKSGTAEELAEDEDVRRVYLGKNFELRRPK, encoded by the coding sequence ATGATTTTAAGAGCTGAAAATTTAGTAAAAAAATACAAAAGCCGTACAGTTGTTAAAGGCGTTTCGGTTGAAGTGAAACAAGGAGAGATTGTTGGATTATTGGGACCTAACGGTGCTGGTAAAACCACATCTTTTTATATGATTGTTGGTTTGATTCAACCCAATGGTGGACGAATCTATCTTGATGAGAGAGAAATTACCAATGAACCTGTTTACAAAAGAGCCCAGATGGGCGTAGGTTATTTGGCACAGGAAGCTTCGGTGTTTCGTAAGTTGAGTGTTGAAGACAACATTAAGGCTGTTTTACAGATGTCTGATTTTACCAAAGAATATCAGGAACAGCGTTTGGAAGAAATGTTGAACGAATTCAGCCTTCAGAAAATTCGTAAAAGTTTAGGTATTCAGCTTTCCGGTGGAGAGCGACGAAGAACTGAAATTGCGAGAGCCTTATCGATAAAACCTAAATTTATTTTATTGGACGAACCTTTTGCTGGAGTAGACCCAATTGCTGTTGAGGATATTCAAGATATTGTTCGAACTCTTAAGGATAAAAATATTGGTATTTTGATTACCGATCACAACGTGCAGGAAACCCTGTCGATAACAGAACGAGCTTATCTTTTATTCGAGGGAAATATTCTTAAATCAGGAACAGCCGAAGAGTTGGCAGAAGATGAAGATGTTCGACGCGTTTATTTAGGAAAGAATTTTGAGTTGAGGCGTCCTAAATAG
- the clpP gene encoding ATP-dependent Clp endopeptidase proteolytic subunit ClpP, with the protein MIPQDEFKKFATKHRGISSLNLDRYTSISDSYISPTIIEERQLNIASMDVFSRLMMDRIIFLGVPIDDYVANIIMAQLLFLESTDPSKDIQIYFNTPGGSVHAGLGIYDTMQYINCDIATICTGMAASMGAVLLTAGEKGKRSALKHSRVMIHQPMGGAQGQASDIEITAREILKLKKELYTIISDHSGMPFDKVEKNSDRDYWMTAQEAKEYGMIDEVLLREPKK; encoded by the coding sequence ATGATACCACAAGACGAATTTAAAAAATTTGCAACTAAGCACAGAGGCATTAGTAGTCTTAATTTAGATCGATACACCTCTATTAGTGATTCATATATTTCTCCTACAATTATTGAGGAGCGTCAGTTGAATATTGCATCTATGGATGTGTTTTCGCGTTTGATGATGGATAGAATCATCTTTTTAGGTGTGCCTATCGATGATTATGTGGCTAATATTATCATGGCTCAGCTTTTATTCCTTGAGTCAACAGATCCATCTAAGGATATTCAAATCTATTTCAATACCCCGGGAGGTTCTGTACATGCCGGATTAGGTATTTACGATACCATGCAGTATATCAATTGCGATATTGCGACTATTTGTACGGGTATGGCTGCTTCGATGGGAGCTGTATTGTTAACTGCCGGAGAAAAAGGGAAGCGTTCAGCCTTAAAACACTCTCGTGTGATGATTCATCAGCCTATGGGTGGGGCACAAGGTCAGGCTTCTGATATTGAAATTACAGCTCGCGAAATTCTGAAGTTGAAGAAAGAGCTTTATACCATTATCTCCGATCATTCAGGTATGCCTTTCGATAAGGTTGAGAAAAATTCAGATCGTGATTATTGGATGACCGCTCAGGAAGCTAAGGAATATGGTATGATTGACGAAGTATTGTTGAGAGAGCCAAAGAAATAA